The following proteins are co-located in the Larus michahellis chromosome 9, bLarMic1.1, whole genome shotgun sequence genome:
- the SH2D1A gene encoding SH2 domain-containing protein 1A — protein sequence MDALPIYHGGITREAGEKLLLAAGTDGSYLLRDSESIPGVYCLCVLHQGYVYTYRVSKTETGSWSAETAPGVHRRLFRKVHNLISAFQKPDQGIVTPLKHPVVNHAKVKYSPGRNEGHDFHLQPS from the exons ATGGACGCGCTGCCCATCTACCACGGGGGCATCACCCGCGAggctggggagaagctgctgctggcggcgggcaCCGATGGCAGCTACCTGCTGCGAGACAGCGAGAGCATCCCGGGAGTCTACTGCCTCTGTGTGCT gcATCAGGGTTACGTTTATACCTACAGAGTGTCCAAGACAGAAACTGGGTCCTGGAGTGCTGAG ACAGCGCCCGGGGTCCACCGGAGGCTCTTTCGGAAAGTGCACAACCTCATTTCGGCCTTCCAGAAACCTGACCAAGGCATCGTAACGCCCCTGAAGCACCCGGTCGTCAACCACGCAAAAGTCAAATACTCCCCAG GGAGAAATGAAGGCCACGACTTCCACCTGCAGCCGTCATGA